The Pseudomonas iranensis genome includes a window with the following:
- the mutL gene encoding DNA mismatch repair endonuclease MutL codes for MNHVLNTARIELLSPRLANQIAAGEVVERPASVIKELLENSLDSGAKRIDVDVEQGGVKLLRVRDDGSGISADDLPLALARHATSKIRNLEDLEQVMSLGFRGEALASISSVARLTLTSRTRDADQAWQVETEGRDMAPRVQPAAHPVGTSVEVRDLFFNTPARRKFLKTEKTEFDHLQEVIKRLALARFDVAFHLRHNGKTILSLHEAHDDAARARRVAAICGSGFLEQALPIEIERNGLHLWGWVGLPTFNRSQADLQYFFVNGRAVRDKLVAHAVRQAYRDVLFNGRHPTFALFFEVDPAAVDVNVHPTKHEVRFRDGRMVHDFLYGTLHRALGDVRPEDQLAGSVTTAIVRPSGIEAGEFGPQGEMRLAANALLEQPQAQPVFNTSSGASAGGAYQYQYTPRPQSALPAAEAQAAYKEFFAPLPEANASALPTGQEDIPPLGYALAQLKGIYILSENAHGLVLVDMHAAHERIMYERLKIAMASEGLSGQPLLVPESLAVSQREADCAEEHAAWFQRLGFELQRLGPETLAIRQIPALLKQAEANRLVGDVLSDLMEYGTSDRIQAHLNELLGTMACHGAIRANRRLALPEMNGLLRDMENTERSGQCNHGRPTWTQLGLDDLDKLFLRGR; via the coding sequence ATGAACCACGTACTGAACACGGCGCGCATCGAGCTGCTCAGCCCACGGCTGGCGAACCAGATTGCCGCCGGTGAGGTGGTTGAGCGCCCGGCTTCGGTGATCAAGGAGCTGCTGGAAAACAGCCTCGACTCCGGCGCCAAGCGTATCGACGTCGATGTCGAGCAGGGCGGCGTCAAGCTGCTGCGCGTGCGCGATGACGGCAGCGGTATTTCCGCCGATGACCTGCCGCTGGCCCTGGCCCGTCACGCCACCAGCAAGATTCGCAACCTCGAAGATCTCGAGCAGGTGATGAGCCTGGGTTTCCGTGGCGAGGCGCTGGCGTCGATCAGCTCCGTGGCGCGTCTGACCCTGACCTCGCGCACCCGCGATGCCGATCAGGCCTGGCAGGTCGAGACCGAAGGCCGGGACATGGCGCCGCGCGTGCAGCCGGCGGCGCATCCGGTCGGCACTTCGGTGGAAGTCCGCGACCTGTTCTTCAACACCCCGGCCCGGCGCAAATTCCTCAAGACCGAAAAAACCGAGTTCGATCACCTGCAAGAAGTGATCAAGCGTCTGGCGCTGGCGCGCTTCGACGTGGCTTTTCATCTGCGCCACAACGGCAAGACCATCCTCAGCCTGCACGAGGCCCACGATGATGCAGCCCGCGCTCGGCGTGTGGCGGCGATCTGCGGTTCAGGTTTCCTTGAGCAGGCGCTGCCGATCGAGATCGAACGCAACGGCTTGCACCTGTGGGGCTGGGTCGGTTTGCCGACCTTCAACCGCAGTCAGGCGGACTTGCAGTATTTTTTCGTAAACGGCCGAGCAGTGCGCGACAAACTGGTGGCCCACGCCGTGCGCCAGGCTTATCGCGACGTGCTGTTCAATGGCCGGCACCCGACCTTCGCGCTGTTTTTCGAGGTCGATCCCGCAGCGGTAGACGTCAACGTGCACCCGACCAAACACGAAGTGCGTTTCCGTGACGGGCGCATGGTCCACGATTTCCTGTATGGCACGCTGCACCGTGCGCTGGGCGATGTGCGTCCGGAAGATCAACTGGCCGGTTCGGTCACCACGGCGATCGTTCGGCCGAGCGGGATCGAGGCGGGCGAATTCGGCCCACAAGGCGAGATGCGTCTGGCCGCCAATGCGCTGCTGGAGCAGCCGCAGGCGCAGCCGGTGTTCAATACTTCGTCCGGGGCCAGCGCTGGCGGCGCTTATCAGTATCAATACACGCCGCGTCCGCAATCGGCGCTGCCCGCTGCCGAGGCTCAAGCCGCTTACAAAGAGTTTTTCGCGCCGCTGCCTGAAGCCAATGCCAGCGCGCTGCCAACCGGTCAGGAAGATATCCCGCCGCTCGGCTATGCACTGGCGCAGCTCAAGGGCATCTATATTTTGTCCGAGAACGCCCATGGCCTGGTGCTGGTGGACATGCATGCCGCCCACGAGCGGATCATGTACGAGCGCCTGAAAATCGCCATGGCCAGCGAAGGTCTAAGTGGCCAGCCGTTGCTGGTGCCGGAGTCGCTGGCCGTGAGTCAGCGCGAGGCCGATTGTGCTGAAGAACACGCCGCTTGGTTTCAGCGCCTTGGTTTTGAATTGCAGCGCCTGGGGCCGGAAACCTTGGCGATCCGGCAGATTCCCGCATTGCTCAAGCAGGCCGAAGCCAATCGACTGGTCGGCGACGTGCTTTCGGATTTGATGGAGTACGGCACCAGCGACCGTATCCAGGCGCACCTCAACGAATTGCTCGGCACCATGGCCTGCCACGGCGCGATCCGCGCCAACCGGCGTCTGGCCCTGCCGGAAATGAACGGCCTGCTGCGTGATATGGAAAACACCGAACGCAGCGGTCAATGCAACCATGGCCGACCGACCTGGACCCAGCTGGGTCTGGACGATCTGGACAAACTGTTCCTGCGCGGTCGTTGA
- the miaA gene encoding tRNA (adenosine(37)-N6)-dimethylallyltransferase MiaA, with amino-acid sequence MSQLPPAIFLMGPTAAGKTDLAIELTKVLPCELISVDSALVYRGMDIGTAKPSKELLAEYPHRLIDILDPAEAYSAADFRRDALQAMAEITGRGKIPLLVGGTMLYYKALVEGLADMPAADPEVRAQIEEEAARLGWQALHDQLAQIDPVSAARIHPNDPQRLSRALEVYRVSGQSMTALREQQSAQSTEAAASGRQQLPYTVANLAIAPANRQVLHQRIEQRFTNMLEQGFIDEVVALRKRSDLHSGLPSIRAVGYRQVWDYLDGKLTLAQMQERGIIATRQLAKRQFTWLRSWDDLHWLDSLDCDNLPRALKYLGTISILS; translated from the coding sequence ATGAGCCAGCTTCCTCCAGCGATTTTCCTGATGGGCCCGACCGCTGCGGGCAAGACCGATCTGGCCATCGAGCTGACCAAAGTGCTGCCGTGCGAGTTGATCAGTGTCGATTCGGCGCTGGTCTACCGCGGCATGGACATCGGCACGGCCAAACCTTCGAAAGAACTGCTCGCCGAATATCCGCACCGGCTGATCGACATTCTCGATCCTGCTGAAGCGTATTCCGCTGCCGATTTTCGTCGCGACGCGTTGCAGGCCATGGCCGAGATCACTGGGCGAGGAAAGATCCCGCTGCTGGTCGGCGGCACCATGCTCTATTACAAGGCTTTGGTTGAAGGACTGGCGGACATGCCGGCGGCCGATCCTGAGGTCCGTGCGCAGATCGAGGAAGAAGCTGCACGCCTCGGCTGGCAAGCCCTGCACGATCAACTGGCGCAAATCGATCCGGTGTCGGCGGCGCGCATTCATCCCAATGATCCGCAGCGCTTGAGTCGGGCACTGGAAGTCTATCGAGTCAGCGGGCAGAGCATGACCGCCCTGCGCGAGCAACAATCTGCGCAAAGTACTGAAGCAGCCGCTTCGGGACGCCAACAATTGCCCTATACTGTCGCGAACCTGGCCATTGCTCCGGCGAATCGTCAGGTTCTGCACCAGCGAATTGAACAAAGATTCACAAATATGTTGGAACAGGGATTCATCGACGAGGTCGTAGCCCTGCGTAAAAGAAGTGACCTGCATTCCGGGTTGCCGTCTATACGTGCGGTAGGCTACCGCCAAGTCTGGGATTACCTGGACGGCAAGCTGACATTGGCCCAGATGCAGGAGCGGGGCATCATCGCCACGCGCCAATTGGCCAAACGCCAGTTTACCTGGCTGCGCAGCTGGGACGATTTGCACTGGCTGGACAGTCTTGATTGCGACAATCTGCCACGCGCCTTGAAATACCTTGGGACCATCTCCATATTGAGCTGA